The following DNA comes from Acidicapsa ligni.
GAAGTTCGATCTCTCGGTGGTTACCGGAGATAACTTCGCTGCCGCTACTGTTTCTTCCCTGCTGAATGCAGCGGTGCTCTATAAGAAGATGAGCGGCTCGGACAGCGATAAGGCTGCGCTGGACGACACGGTTATCCGGTCGAACTCAGGGCGCCTGGATGTGCATTTCGCTGCTTCGGATTCGCAGTTTGGCTCGCTCATGAAGTCGCCGATGTTCCAGAGCATGGTCCGGTAAAAGATGGTCCGGTAAACAGGTAACAGGTGTAATGAATGACTCCGCCCATGCTTCAATCCGGGCGGAGTTCTTATTTGCATAGCTAATATTCAGAGGCTAAACAGGATCGCCCTTGCGGCGTATCTTCGGTACTTCGAGCAGGCTGGACGGGAAGTCGGGACGGGATAACGTACTGGCCACGATGACTCGGTTGCGGCCCCTTGCCTTGGCCCGGTAAAGCGCCTGATCCGCAGCCTCGATCAGGTCCTGTGCCGATTTGCCGCGCTGAGGCGTGATTGTGGCACAGCCGATGGAGACAGTCACGATTCCCGGTGCGTTGCCTTCATGGGGCAGGCGGCGATTGCGAATAGACTGGCAAATATCTTCGGCCACTGCTCTTGAACCTAACTCGTCTGTGCCGGGCAGGATCACGGCAAACTCTTCGCCACCGTATCGCGCAACCAGATCGCCGGGGCGGAGAACGATGTCCAGAGCAGCCTCTGCAATCTGCTTGAGGCAGCTATCTCCGCGGACATGGCCGTAAGTGTCGTTATAGCGCTTGAAGTGGTCCGCATCGATCAGCAGCAGGGAAAGTTTGTTGCCGTCGCGGGATGTGCGTCTCCATTCGGCGGCCAGGGCATCGTCAAAGCGCCGCCGGTTTGCGATGCCGGTCAGGGCGTCGATGACGACGAGAGTTTCCATGGCGCGATAGGCGGATTGCAGATGCTCCTCCGAGCGTTTTCGTTCCGTGATATCGCGGACGATATTCAAGTAGCCAATCGGCCGGCCGGTTCCGGGGTCGCGGTAAACGCGCAGGCTGCCTTCCACCCAGATATATTCGCCGTCCCTTTTTCTTGCCCGGTATTCCAGCGTTCCACCCTCGGCACCGGCCCGCAGCGCCCTCATGGCCGTCTCCACGTCGGCAACATCGGCAGGATGAATGACCTCGCGGAACAGGCGGCCAACAAGCTCATGCGGCTCCCAGCCGGAGAGAGTCTTGATGCCCGGGGATACATACGTTCGTCGTCCGTCCAGGTCTCCAAGCACGATGGCGTCGCGTGAATTGTCGACCACCAGTTTATGCAGAGCTGCAATTTGTCGAAGGTCGTTCTGAGTTCTCCGCAGACTGCCAAAAACCACTGAAATGGAATAGAGCGTAAGCATCGTCGATGCCAGGAATAACTGGAGGATAGCAGCCTTCCACTCAATGCTCATCTGCGTGGCAAGCGCCATTGGGCCGCGGCCGTGGACGGTGTCCCATCCGCCGATGATGGCAATCAGCAGCGTGCAAAGCGCGGCCCATCCGAGATCCAGTTGCATCAGGACAAGAACAAGAAAGGGAAAGACGAGAAACATGAGCGGAAGCTGGCTCTGATTGAAGATAAGCAGGGTGCAGACCAGCGTCATCGTCGGGTAAATCCATTGCCTGCGCAGCAGACGCCAGTTGCGCATCCTGTTTTGCAGGATGGCGACAAAGGTAGGCGTAACAACCGCGATGCCGAGTCCATCTCCGACCAGCCATCCCTGAACGACGCTGAGAAAGTCGTCATGATAGGTAAAACTTTTGAAAATGCCGTAAATGATTGCCGGGACTGCGGGAGCCAGGACACATGCAAATCCGACAAATCGAAGAAGATATCGGCCATCGGTGAAGATGGGTCTGACCGTGGACTTTCGCTTTAGCAGAAAGGCCCCGATCAGGACTTCAAACATGTTCAGGCTATTGAACAGCAGGTTCATCCCGAGCTTTTCGCCGATGAGGAAGCTGCCTACGA
Coding sequences within:
- a CDS encoding sensor domain-containing diguanylate cyclase produces the protein MHTSAAGKRWQHRYNYPLRLTGMFLGVTASIISINSMERYSDGLNIIWLANGLVLAFLLLAPRWRWLGYGLAGFAGMVVGSFLIGEKLGMNLLFNSLNMFEVLIGAFLLKRKSTVRPIFTDGRYLLRFVGFACVLAPAVPAIIYGIFKSFTYHDDFLSVVQGWLVGDGLGIAVVTPTFVAILQNRMRNWRLLRRQWIYPTMTLVCTLLIFNQSQLPLMFLVFPFLVLVLMQLDLGWAALCTLLIAIIGGWDTVHGRGPMALATQMSIEWKAAILQLFLASTMLTLYSISVVFGSLRRTQNDLRQIAALHKLVVDNSRDAIVLGDLDGRRTYVSPGIKTLSGWEPHELVGRLFREVIHPADVADVETAMRALRAGAEGGTLEYRARKRDGEYIWVEGSLRVYRDPGTGRPIGYLNIVRDITERKRSEEHLQSAYRAMETLVVIDALTGIANRRRFDDALAAEWRRTSRDGNKLSLLLIDADHFKRYNDTYGHVRGDSCLKQIAEAALDIVLRPGDLVARYGGEEFAVILPGTDELGSRAVAEDICQSIRNRRLPHEGNAPGIVTVSIGCATITPQRGKSAQDLIEAADQALYRAKARGRNRVIVASTLSRPDFPSSLLEVPKIRRKGDPV